The genome window TGATAATTTTTGATTAGTAATTGTAATTCATTAGTAATTGTAAATATGACTTGTGCCAAATATTATTGTGCCAAACTTGTATCAGTCCTGCCATGACAATTCTCCACTGCTGATGAGCAGCAAGTCTAACGTGCTTGGCTTGGCATCTTATCTGTAACATCATGGCCCTCCATATTAGCTATTCACGCTAAACGTGACATGTGGAATACATATAGTAAGGCTTTCAGCATGCTTGCCAAGAACATGCAGTCTTACTGCTTTTCCTGATAGGCATCACAGGTTTCACTATAACCCTTTTCCCACTGTGTTGGGACCATTCTTACATGCATGCAAATTCACTTATTTCACCTTTCTCTCAAAGCTCTTGGGTCTCAGCATTGCTCATTTTCTCTGATGAGTAGTAAATGAGCCGCATTCCACTCTTGCTTgctataaacattttttaagtcAAACATTCATTTAATTGGAGTAGCATGGCAGCttagtgatttaaaaaaaaaatctttgagcTATATATTCCCCCTGGTCCTGTCTGTGTAGGTTTTGCAAGTTCTCTCCATGTATGGTTGATCCCTGAGTACGGAGTAAGCATTTACAGaaaagagatggatggatgaagactaactgctgtgcatttttttcctgctatCCAGCTTGGCACTTTCAGGTCTCCAGAGGGGGAGTATTTTGTGGAGCCCCTACACAGCTATCAAGGTGAACACTATGAAGAGGAACATACAAAACCTCATATTGTATACAGGAAGAGTACACCCAAGAAACAAACATCTGGGGAGGACTCAGCTTGTGATACTTCAGGTATGGTTTGCTACATGATAgatatgcatgcatgcagctTACACAGATAAGGTCTTTACAAATTtgcgcacacatacatatagaATACAAGCATACATAGATGTAACTTTGATGACTCTACACATAAGCTTGCAAACACAAATGTATACAAGGTCCTGTATGTGCAACCAGTGTTAATTCAGACGTCTGCTGACATAAATATCTTCTCCAGTCAACCCTCAAAGTCTTTCTACCTAACCAGCACACTCCTGCCTCTCAACATGGACCTCCCAGGGGATTTATTTGTAAAACAGTGCATTATGGTTGGGTCATATGTGTGTAAGTGGTTGAGTGGTTGAGTGTTTTCATGGGCACGTGTGGATTGTTGATAGAGAATTTGCTCTTTGTGCATCTCTACGTGCATGTGTTAGGTGACCTTCAATTAGTTCCCACAGACATAAGCGGGCTTAATTATTGCATGACCCCAAAGTCTCCACTGTCAGTAATAGCAGGAACATATTATGTAATAGTAACTGAACTTATTGAGCTATTACAGTAATTGTACCATGGTAGTAGAATCACCATAGAATTGTTTGTAGCTTTTCTTGTTAAAACAAGAAAAGCCATTGAGTTGTATGGATATTGAGGtagattttaaaatacaaagattaaaaagaagAGCATGGCTCTGTATTGCTGGATCCTTTctgtaaaatgactgaaaatggacACTAAAACAGTGAACAAGTCTGATTCAAATAGTATAATTCCATACATGCAGTTGTTCTGTACTATTTATTATATGGTAATAAAATCTCACTATGCAATTTGAACATGAGTAGGCTATAAATAGAAATGTAATGACTGAATTAAAGTGAAAGATCTCAGCTCACATATCATGTCATAGCCTGCACAGCCCAGTGCCTACAACTGCAGCACAGTAGTGAGGAAGCTCTCCAACTCTCACACAGGAAAAATCATTTGGAAGTTCACCCTTGTATCATCTCATCTCAGTTTACTGGCTGAACTTCCTGTTGACTCTTGtacttcctctgcctctttgaTAAGAAAGTTTGATAGACCCACTGCCGTGAACATGCAGTGTAAATTGTGTAATAGCAAAGTGATGCCAACCTTAAACTGTCAAATAATCAAAActaacaaaacactgatgcatTGCTGGTGGTCCAGAAAGAGTGATTTGCACgtgctaagaaaaaaaagaacagcattCAGCAGTTTTGTTGCCATGTCATGATTAAAATCAAGCTTAATTCCATTCACTGTTAAGAAGTTTTGCTGCCTTCTTTTGGTATGTGTGCTCCATTTTTTTTATGGCTGGGTGCCAGGTTTACCTAGCCTGAACTCTTTgccctcttctttctctttttctgaacaaggagggagagagaaaaaaggcacTCCAGGCCATTTTCATTTGTCAGCCCACTCTTTGagaaacaataaacaaaagagaaaaaagggcaGCCAATACACCTCATGTTTCTCCATATTTAAAGACATAAACCACAACTTTAGCTTAATTGTAAACACAACCTCACGACAAACATTGATTTATACCTTGTCTATTTTTCTGAGTGAATGTATTTCCCATCAGTCTTGCATCTTTGTATATTTACACATGCTCCATTCCCTCTGGCTTCTCTCTctaggacacaaacacagacataagaGGCACAAGCCGAAGAGAAGGGCAGTGGCTGGTGTGACCACTGTGTCCAATGCAGCTCCTGTGGTCAGCGCTGGTATATTCAGTGACGTGGAGTCACTGAGTTCTGGTCTGGCCAGCAATGCTTTACTCAGATCAGAGAGCAGTGCTAGCGCTAGACCATCAAATGATAGCAGTGGTGACTCAGGACCTCACAGAAGATCAAAACGCTTCCTCTCCTACCCGCGCTTTGTCGAAGTCATGCTGGTGGCCGACAGCAAAATGGTGGAACATCATGGCAGCAACCTACAGCACTACATACTCACATTAATGTCCATAGTAAGTTCTGCTCTGTCAAATGGCTTCATGGCTGCTAGTAGATTGGTTAGCTGGGAGATGGATGTGTGCTTTCAAGTGTGTATGTCTCTATCCCGGCACATATATGAACAGAGTAGCTGCATAATTGCGCACAGATGCACTAAATGTATGTACCTGCTCTGCTTTGCTGTTCATGCTGCAAGTAAGTGAGGCAGCCGTCGGAGGCGGGCCATGGGAGGGAAAAGGGCAGCTTAGGGCAGGGGTAAACACCACTTTCAAACGACCAGGGGGAAGAGAGGGCAGCTTGAGGGAGAGCCTGTCTGACAGCTTTGatgaatgttaaaaaataagCTCAGGTATGTCACATAGACCACATAGGCCACTTCAAATACTAGCTTCTGCAGGCGTCTGGGGCCGACAGTCCTCAGGGGGAGGCTGAGATGACCTATATTCCGTTCTTGGCAAAGGCTGCTTTCTCCGCAGGGGCTTAGGCCATTATCAACTTGATCCTCCAATCAACCAAATTCCCCAGTACTTGCTTGGAACTGCAGGAAGGTGGTCCATGATAGAGTCAGAAAAAATCTATACTGTGTCACATTTTAGCTGGCTTCAgcttaaataaatgaaaatattataaCATATTAAGCTAGTCTTACTTTcagaatgttttcattcagaggtttgaggttgttttgtttcctttactCAGGTGTCTTCCATCTATAAGGACCCCAGCATTGGCAACTTGATTCACATTGTAATTGTAAAGTTAGTCATAATAAACAACGAGCTGGTAAGAATACTACATTTGCTTTAGACTTTATACTCACTAATAAGAATGTGATGGACATGCTTATCAGTTAAATGAcatctgttattatttttgtttgtttctcaggaTGGTccagtcatttcatttaatgCACAGACCACTTTAAAGAACTTCTGCATTTGGCAGCAGAGTCAGAACATCCTGGATGACAACCACCATTCCCATCACGACACTGCCATCCTCATCACCCGGTACAAGATTTTAACAGATTCTCAAGTCCTCTAAATATCCAGTGAACCAAATGTTCCTGTAATAAGTACTGTATATAAATTCTGGGAGAATTAGTTGCATCAAAGGCTTGGATCAAATGGGGTCCAGATGCCCGATGAATGGAACTGCTGTTTAAAAGTGAATCTGAATAAGGAGAGTACCCTGAAGGTTGGGGAAATGCTCTTTTGTTTCGTGCTACTGACCATGACCTATTATCTCTGTCTTCACCACAGGCAGGACATCTGCAGAGCAAGAGATAAGTGTGACACCTTAggtaagtgttttttttgttttgttttgtttttaagagaTAGGTTGATAGAccaccaaaaccaaaaactctTTCATACTTGATGTGTTGCTGATTATAATGATGCTAATGGAAAGCAGTGATGGCGTTAATCAGGAAAACTGAAGTGAGTCTGTTGTTGTTTAGGACTTGCAGAGTTGGGCACAGTGTGCGATCCATACAGGAGCTGCAGCATCAGTGAGGACAATGGACTCAGCACTGCTTTCACTATTGCTCATGAACTTGGCCATGTGTGAGTACAGCATGTCTTCACTGGTTGTTTACCTCAACTACTGTCATCACTCCTACTAAGTGAAAGTTTTGGCTTCAGTGAGATTTGGTAGAGTTTCAAAAGTCCTTCTAAGAGTCCACACATGCCTAACCAGTAGATTGAGATCAAGGAATCCTTGCATATTTGGAACACACAACAACTGTACattcctttttcctttctcagtATTTCTGATGCTTTTGTTTGTATCTGATCACATCTCTTGTTATTTTGCCTGTCTTTCATttgggagggaaagagaaaaaagtctgtTATTCAATTCTCAGAATTTAAGTAAAACCACTGGTTGCTGGCCACTGACCTTCAGTAAACTGCATTGTCCAAAGTCCTGAGCTAACCAGAGCTGAGGGGGGTTAGCCTGCTATACTGGCGACTGTTACAGACCTTAACAGCCCTCATCATCTCTAACAAATGCTCTTTCTAACCACTAAACAAAAGGTAGGACTGTTGAATTCCATGTTTATCCGCATCAAGCGATGATGACATGCTTGACGGCTGCTTAGTCCCCAGAGCTCAGTGTTACATGGTACCTGTCAGGTGGGGGGCTGAGCAGTCACAGgaaggactgtgtgtgtgtttctgtaccTGTCCACCACCAACCGGGATTGTATTTGTTCACCCTGCAGGAGCTTGAATGCTTCCCTTATACTCATTGTGCTCTGATTTTCACATCTAACTCTTGCTATATCTATTGCCCAATATTCGTATAATTTAATATTGTGCTGGTGTCTTTCCAAACTCCCCACAGGCAGGCAATATAAACACTCTGCATTAGTTTCAACTGCAACCTTGAATGAGTTTCCCAAAGCCAATAACCCAGTGACAGCGGAAATATAGAatcagtgtttacattaaaaacatatggtcaagcaaatgaaatacattaaGTACAAAAAACTACTACTTTTCAATTTGAGTCTTGTCTATGTCTGTCTGACATAAGTTATGTTATGTTGAACAGACATAGACAAGGTTGTTATGATAACATATTAAAACTTTGAAGACCTCGCCAGAAACAATATAGAGGCATTCCTCACCACGACACTGActtttgttacatttatttcagcCAAGCTGTGGTTTTTACTGAGCTGTACATTTGCGTCATATAAACTACAACCAGCAGAAATTATTATGAGAAAGCCTTTCTTTAAACCCTCCCAGCTTGTCtgttaatgtaatattttgtatAATACCTGagcatgtttttctgctttctctgcTAGGTTCAACATGCCTCATGATGACAGTAACAAATGTAAGGAGGATGGAGTTAAAATTCAGCAACATGTGATGGCTCCCACGCTTAACTACAACACAAACCCTTGGATGTGGTCCAAGTGTAGCAGGAAGTACATCACAGAGTTCCTCGAGTATGTCATACTCTTTTCTTCAGCATTGTTCTGAACATGCATGGGGATTAGATCACGTAGACGATGTTTCTACTGTTCTGGAGTCAGCTCTGACAGCCCAAAATGAGATATTAGAATGATTAGGTAAACACAACCTCAAAAGCTCTGGccaaatatctttttaaaatgctgaatttaAGAACTGTATCAGAGAGATATcaagaaaatgtttctgtaaacacataaacacacacacagagtggagtTCATGCATATTGAAAGCAGTTTTCTGCAGTTTTAGGTGCAACAGCCaaacattttatcattatttctcAGAGCTGTTGCGGCCTCTCGTCTCATCTCTTCCAAAGACTCCTCAAAAAACCAGGGAACATCTTCTGTAGGAAAGAATAAATGGGAGAATATCTGGCAACTATCCAGAATCCCTTTCCATAACCCCAACTATCCAAAGTTCTCCCTGCATTGCCCCACTCCCAACATCAATACCACTTACTACATATAGCTGactgaatataaaacagaaacCTGTCAAGATACAGTGTAAGCAGTCTGTACAGTAGGGGCTCTAGATATGTACGAAAAAATGACCTCTCTGGCTGTactgagtgtgttttctgtctgtgtctcttgtttttctcttttttctttaagtcattttatttttatttcttaatagCACAGGATATGGCGAATGCTTGCTCGACGAGCCCGTTTCTAGGCCATACAGTCTGTCGCAGCAGCTGCCTGGGCGGATATACAATGTCAATAAACAGTGTGAATTGATATTTGGGCCGGGAACGCAGGTTGGCCCTTATATGGTGAGtggagtctgtgtgtgaagCTTAACTGTCACATTGCACATGTGGTTCTCCGAGAgaagtttgttgtgttgtgattATGTGCTGCATAGTTCCTCAGCcgaaaactttatttactgtattcactgtatttaactttttaaatttaattttaattctgttAATATCTCCTTGAGACATGAATAGGAGGAAATATGGAATCAGGCTCTAATTGTCACATCAAACCATTGAGCTATTGTATATTTATCTTGCTAAAGTAATAGTGCTAGCTTTAAAGTAATAGTGCAGAAATGTCTCCAAAATATGTGTGACACCTGGCACTGTAAAAAAGGTAGGTAATGTTAGTGACTGGCTGAGAAACACCTGGCTAATGAGATTGCTGACGCAGCAAATTTAGTATATGGAGACACCTTCTGGCATAATGTTTGATAATGTGTGATAAATTGGATGTCTGCCAGCTTGAGTCCATACAAATAAGTTGTCTACAGGGGGGTTATTTAACATGACATTTATGTGCCCCGGTTTGTTCTGGTTGTCTAAAAGTTTTTTAGTCTGGAATCTCAGGGTTAACACTTAATGtatatgtctctgtgtggtgtATTTATTAGACTCAGTGTCGAAGGCTGTGGTGTACCAGTCCAGAGGGTGCCCAGCAGGGATGCAGGACCCAGCACATGCCGTGGGCAGACGGCACTGACTGCTCCCCCGGAAAGGTTAGTGTCATGTGGAAATgaagactttaaaaaatatatataataaaaaaaaattgaagcTTTTTGATACTCCATGGGAATGCCACATTTTTATCCATTACATTATGGTTTCATATGGTTCTATGTTATCATCTGACAATCCTCACCGCACTTCCTTGTTTTGATCTTTCAACTTTTCCAGTGACTCATGACCATTAAATTGTTCACAGGCTTTTTAATTCGAAgtggaaaatgacaaaagaaaacaagtttcTAAGCATTTGCCAAAAAATCAGCTCGCCATTGACACACGAGTAAACATTAGTAGTTGCACATGGTTTGCATGTAAGTAGGTGGCGTGAAGTTGTGNNNNNNNNNNNNNNNNNNNNNNNNNNNNNNNNNNNNNNNNNNNNNNNNNNNNNNNNNNNNNNNNNNNNNNNNNNNNNNNNNNNNNNNNNNNNNNNNNNNNNNNNNNNNNNNNNNNNNNNNNNNNNNNNNNNNNNNNNNNNNNNNNNNNNNNNNNNNNNNNNNNNNNNNNNNNNNNNNNNNNNNNNNNNNNNNNNNNNNNNNNNNNNNNNNNNNNNNNNNNNNNNNNNNNNNNNNNNNNNNNNNNNNNNNNNNNNNNNNNNNNNNNNNNNNNNNNNNNNNNNNNNNNNNNNNNNNNNNNNNNNNNNNNNNNNNNNNNNNNNNNNNNNNNNNNNNNNNNNNNNNNNNNNNNNNNNNNNNNNNNNNNNNNNNNNNNNNNNNNNNNNNNNNNNNNNNNNNNNNNNNNNNNNNNNNNNNNNNNNNNNNNNNNNNNNNNNNNNNNNNNNNNNNNNNNNNNNNNNNNNNNNNNNNNNNNNNNNNNNNNNNNNNNNNNNNNNNNNNNNNNNNNNNNNNNNNNNNNNNNNNNNNNNNNNNNNNNNNNNNNNNNNNNNNNNNNNNNNNNNNNNNNNNNNNNNNNNNNNNNNNNNNNNNNNNNNNNNNNNNNNNNNNNNNNNNNNNNNNNNNNNNNNNNNNNNNNNNNNNNNNNNNNNNNNNNNNNNNNNNNNNNNNNNNNNNNNNNNNNNNNNNNNNNNNNNNNNNNNNNNNNNNNNNNNNNNNNNNNNNNNNNNNNNNNNNNNNNNNNNNNNNNNNNNNNNNNNNNNNNNNNNNNNNNNNNNNNNNNNNNNNNNNNNNNNNNNNNNNNNNNNNNNNNNNNNNNNNNNNNNNNNNNNNNNNNNNNNNNNNNNNNNNNNNNNNNNNNNNNNNNNNNNNNNNNNNNNNNNNNNNNNNNNNNNNNNNNNNNNNNNNNNNNNNNNNNNNNNNNNNNNNNNNNNNNNNNNNNNNNNNNNNNNNNNNNNNNNNNNNNNNNNNNNNNNNNNNNNNNNNNNNNNNNNNNNNNNNNNNNACCACAGGTGTATATTAGAAGAAAGACAGACTCAGTTTGCTACTGATTGTTGAAAGGCCCCTATTGACTAGTTTTAGTCATAGCTTAGTGGTCACCTACAATTTGTTTCTGCACTTCCTGAAACTCTACATTTGAAAGACTGCATTGCTTGATTGTTGTATGTACCAAAAGGTTTCTGCATTTTGTTgagtattttgttgttttcataattGTAGTATAGCATACACTATGTTGTATCGTTTAGAGTTTTAGAACAAGGTTCCTGTGGTTCTTCTGTTGCATTGTGCCTCAATATGGTTTAATGCAACCCAGAGACTGATTCATGTGTGTATAAACATATTTTGGGCTTTTccacagcacatacagtatgctgtCAGTCAAAGCCGTCACAGTCATTACTTGGTGCCATTCACCCTGCTGTGTTAAAACCATAATACGATTATTGATTCATAAAATCAGATTTGgtgaaaaataatttctttgttAAGTGATAATCCTAAGTAGCTTCTGAGAGATTAGATtgagacagacagtgaactaACCAATGAAATACAACCCTCTGTTTGGCTTCTTTCACGGCAATGGAAATATTCCAGGTGACACCTCTGAAGCCATTTTCCAGTCGTTGCAACTGCACAGCATGGGCAAGCTCAATATTATTCAAACGGTTTGTCTTCTAGAATAAGCATGCATCTCAATTATATCACCGCCCACCCTGATGATAGTATTTcgtctgctgctgaaaaacagtCGGATCTTATTGAAATATATAAGGAGGAAAAcactcttttattttcatttaaacaacCTTTGTGTTACTGCGGGCCTTCCCTGTGGTAAAGATTTTCCCCTCACTTCCAGCTGGGGTCCTGGTGCACACTGCTGTGCGCCTGTCAGCTATAGTGAGCTCGCTGGCTCCTCTTGGTCCCAGACGACCCCATTTACACAGTGTCCCTGCCAGCAGGACCAGGGCCAGCCTATTCTACAAGCCCTGACAGCCACAAAATAGAGTCCTTGACCCAGAACACTAAACTATATCCAATATGACAAAGGGgtagatggaggagaggagacacaggtCTTACAGTACAGTGATGTGTGGGTTGAGGATGTAAAGATCCAAGCTCTGTAACTAAAACTGTGTGCACACAGAACTTTCACTCGATGGGTTATAATGAGGAAAATCATAGggtgaaatatatatatgtgtgtgtgtgtgtgacgtatgtgtgtgtggttagcactgtcgcctcacagcaaggtctgttctgggttcgagccccagCTCtggcctggggcttttctgtgtggagcttgcatgttctccctgtgcctctgGCTtgctcccacagtccaaaatcatgcagcttaggttaattgataGCTCTGGTGATCCACACAGGGTGTACCCCTCCTCTTGCCCAGTGACAGCTGGtataggctccagcccccccccccgtgacccttaacagataagcagtctggatgatggatggatggatgtttcgGGATTAATGTTAGCATATACTGCCCTTACCCTTATTAAACATATCTGTTTGGCACTGCATGAAACACCTGGACTGGAAGGAACTGGGGACAGTGCCTATTGAATTcaatgaataaatgtgtttgtcattCCAGCTGTGCTGTGTCCATAGTAAAAGTCAGGTGGTGAAAGGGTGTCACgatatcttcttttttttttcactttctcttgcAGCTGAGAGTGATTAGGTCATCATGCTGTCCTTTTGCTGGGACCGGGGTGCCAAGTGAGCTGATGGGAGAAACGTGCAACAACAGGGTAAGACTGCAAACTGATGACATCAGGACTCTGAGAAACAAGATCACCACTACACAATGTCTATATCACAGTGAGTCAGTCTGGAAGAGCTGGACTGCATGCCTTGACACCACAGCTATCTTTTCCATCAACAGTGCCCTCCACCTTCCAACCTCCACCAGCTGCCCTTTACCAAGTGCACTCAACATGATCATGTTGTGAAATAACGCATGCCCTTTGACAAAGGTTTTGTGAAGGGAGAATGACTCATTAAGCCTGCTCTTCTGTAAACAAAGAAGTTCTTGGAAGCACTGAGAATTTTTTGGAATTTAGGGGGGCCAGTGAGTTTGGGTCTCCTCAGTGTGTGGTGTATATTATGTCACATTGGTATCCAGGCTACACCACACTACACCTCTGTtgacttcttcctcctcctctcttcaacCTGGGGTCTGATTAATTTGATCTCTGGCATGAAGTCTATTGTTGCCATTCCACAGAGAGCCAGAGAATCTGGGAAGCAGGGACCCCGCTGACAGCTGCTGTACTACTTGGGCAGAGTCCAGACCCCTATCTTGTGGTCTGTGAAAGCTCCTCCAAAGCCCTAATTGCACTTCAGATGTTGAGCGTTGTTTTTGCTTAGCTCTCACCCAACATAAACCTGCCCAGGACCATCCTAAAAGCCCATTTACAgcatgaccccccccccccggtcaAACCCTCCCTCCCTGGTAAAACCCCCCTGCTGTCTGTTTCACCAGTTAAAAAGAGTAAGAGCATGTGACACAGCTTGATGTTTGAACACATGTGCCCATCTGTATGAGTTGATGCGTGGTTGTACGTGTATGCCCGCAGGTCTAAGAGAGCCATGcgtctctgtgtctctggatGTTTACCCAATTACTGCTGGAAGTCCCATGCTGAAAGACGTAATAAGTGTAGAGCCACAGGAATCATTCTTTGTCTCCCAGGGAATCATTTGCTGCAGGACTCACTTTTTACAATGACAAGTAttatgcacagacacactcatcTCAAAGTGTTTTGCAACAGATAAGGAAACCTCTTCATAGCAGTGACTGATTTCAGATATCAGAAACAAAATTATGCCCATGAAACTGATTTACCAAGCTGAGATGTCTTTAGTAAAATACAGATTTGCATTGCTTTTTcacaaaaactgtgaaaacgACATTACTAATGGCTTAGCAGAGCATATTGCACAAAAGAATTACAGTGTACACGAAGTGTCTTTTTAGCTGGGCTGGCAGCAATGCCCTCTTTTGTTTGTAATTAAATGCAACTTCTTGTTTCAGCTATGTATTAGCTGTTGTGTTGTACAACAGCATGACGCAACTGGCTCTAAGTGGTTAAATGGTCTCTAAATTATAAAATACCTGCTTCCTTTCCAACTCACTGCAAATGGATATTGCCTTGTGACGAAGACAAGTTCACAGGTCCAAGTCCAAGTCTTTTGGGGTTGGGGCAGAGATTTTGAACACTCCACAATTAAAGCGTATCTCTTTGAAATCCCAGGCCAGGCTCAGGCTACTTCATTCAAGCTTTCCGCTCCCTATCGGCCTATGATCTGATCTGGAGGGGAAGTGAAGTTTACTCTGCTGATAGCTGCTCTGAGCGATTCTGCCTGCGCACAACTCAGGAAGGGTGACGCTGATGACCTCAGTGACCATCcaatgagaacacacacagacacacatccgCAGCTCCAGTGACTGCTCCATTGAGAAACATCGGAAAAGGTCAGTTCATTGAAGACTGAGGCCACACAGTGCAGTTTAAGGTGGAGaagtagctttttttttttaaagcactcTTATTGCCACATGTTGGCACTGGCTTCATGgagtcaaatcaaatcaagccATTCATTGAGAAACTTGAAATAGTTATTCTTAGTTTGAAATGAGGGGTGCCTGTAACAACTATACAGCAACTAAGACAACACATTAAAGAGTAAATGGTCCACTTAAAGTTGTAGTCactgcacataaaaacacagccaAGGGGTGATTTCTCCCCACTGTTTTTACTTACCT of Lates calcarifer isolate ASB-BC8 linkage group LG12, TLL_Latcal_v3, whole genome shotgun sequence contains these proteins:
- the adamts9 gene encoding A disintegrin and metalloproteinase with thrombospondin motifs 9; this translates as MHVLFWGLGFLLFPDFLNVVASTGRLLLNSSTVKEEVGAYEIVTPVRVNEAGDKFPTSVHFKRKRRSLDESTGNTTDHWASPNIHYRISAFGQNYHLNLTLDSGFIAPFYTVTLLGVPRGDNITDFATDGEVEEEEEDTELRHCFYKGHVNAQAEHAAVISLCSGLLGTFRSPEGEYFVEPLHSYQGEHYEEEHTKPHIVYRKSTPKKQTSGEDSACDTSGHKHRHKRHKPKRRAVAGVTTVSNAAPVVSAGIFSDVESLSSGLASNALLRSESSASARPSNDSSGDSGPHRRSKRFLSYPRFVEVMLVADSKMVEHHGSNLQHYILTLMSIVSSIYKDPSIGNLIHIVIVKLVIINNELDGPVISFNAQTTLKNFCIWQQSQNILDDNHHSHHDTAILITRQDICRARDKCDTLGLAELGTVCDPYRSCSISEDNGLSTAFTIAHELGHVFNMPHDDSNKCKEDGVKIQQHVMAPTLNYNTNPWMWSKCSRKYITEFLDTGYGECLLDEPVSRPYSLSQQLPGRIYNVNKQCELIFGPGTQVGPYMTQCRRLWCTSPEGAQQGCRTQHMPWADGTDCSPGKLRVIRSSCCPFAGTGVPSELMGETCNNRRARESGKQGPR